One Nitrospirae bacterium YQR-1 DNA window includes the following coding sequences:
- a CDS encoding alcohol dehydrogenase catalytic domain-containing protein, with translation MKALVVEATWKPAAGYIPTAKEIQLRRASMGSRVWKNPVFEIREVAVPDVGDNEVLVRVKRCGICGSDTHIYENDGDGYILFSGPARFPCIIGHEYSGVVERVGKNVDTLVPGDLVAAESIHWCGKCTPCRSGAFNQCQKVELIGITKDGALAEFICAKERHCWNIESLGERYTEEDVFSLGALIEPIGCAYNGIFISGGGFKPGATVVVYGVGPIGLAAVALARLAGASLIIAFDTINERLHIAKEMGADMCYNINELTGRPPGSIVMEMTKGVGAEFQVESAGAALFTVPEMEKSLAVNGKIIYLGRAATTVPLMLDTLVSGANSIVGARGHAGYGIYNNIIRLLASGRLNVKKMITSTYEFKDAVLAVKNSTTRTDGKSLVFVS, from the coding sequence ATGAAAGCACTTGTAGTGGAAGCCACGTGGAAGCCTGCTGCCGGGTATATTCCCACTGCTAAGGAGATACAGCTCAGGCGGGCCTCGATGGGCAGCCGGGTTTGGAAAAACCCTGTGTTTGAAATTCGGGAGGTTGCAGTTCCTGATGTAGGAGACAATGAGGTGCTGGTGAGGGTAAAACGCTGCGGCATCTGCGGCTCAGACACCCACATATATGAAAATGACGGAGACGGCTATATACTGTTTTCCGGTCCTGCCCGTTTCCCCTGCATAATAGGACATGAGTATTCGGGGGTGGTGGAAAGGGTTGGGAAAAATGTGGATACCTTAGTGCCCGGCGACCTTGTGGCGGCAGAGAGCATTCATTGGTGTGGAAAGTGTACACCGTGCCGCAGCGGGGCATTTAACCAGTGTCAGAAGGTGGAGCTTATAGGTATAACTAAAGACGGGGCGCTGGCTGAGTTTATATGTGCTAAGGAGCGCCACTGCTGGAACATTGAATCACTCGGAGAGCGTTACACTGAGGAAGACGTATTTTCTTTGGGGGCACTGATTGAACCGATAGGGTGTGCCTACAACGGGATTTTCATAAGCGGCGGCGGATTTAAGCCCGGTGCAACCGTAGTTGTCTATGGGGTGGGGCCGATAGGGCTGGCAGCCGTTGCGCTGGCAAGACTTGCAGGAGCAAGTTTAATTATAGCCTTTGACACCATAAATGAAAGACTCCATATAGCAAAAGAAATGGGGGCGGATATGTGCTACAACATAAATGAACTCACAGGCAGGCCCCCAGGAAGTATAGTTATGGAAATGACAAAGGGTGTCGGGGCGGAGTTTCAGGTAGAGTCTGCCGGTGCCGCTCTTTTTACTGTTCCTGAAATGGAAAAATCCCTTGCCGTTAACGGCAAAATAATCTATCTTGGAAGGGCAGCAACAACTGTACCCCTGATGCTTGACACTCTTGTCTCCGGCGCTAACAGCATTGTCGGGGCAAGGGGACACGCCGGTTACGGCATCTACAACAACATTATAAGACTACTTGCCTCAGGCAGGCTAAACGTTAAAAAAATGATTACCTCCACGTATGAATTTAAGGATGCCGTTTTAGCAGTTAAAAATTCAACGACTCGAACCGACGGAAAAAGCCTGGTGTTTGTTTCGTAA
- a CDS encoding polysaccharide biosynthesis tyrosine autokinase — protein sequence MQLRYFIELLHRRRVIILTVFAVIFLTITLGTLAIAPSYDSTAKIMLKRPGALNVLSSAMGVTTESSTFTSTDRADYLALSSLRPTAERVVKKLSLKRIRFRQRVLNALPFLKPLLRPLGVDIDSVSKEMTAEQLLSSNIMTKIFPRPNIKITQIEDTDLFTITAKGANPEAAADIANAMAEAIVHQEISRVSDAYKYADQFIDDNIDKVKTQALENLEKIKDFQEKEKAVALDTQTTNILTDLNSYTKNIETNNVSIAKTKVSISKVESQLRNVPAFAKDGSTMGNSDLLSFYKQKLATLYQTYSESKTKYTKNHPTVMDVENQISMVKELLQKEYEKVFDSKSYNMDDIYMSARKNLITYYLELDGYYAQNRAYPEIIKKYEQKLASIPQKQLTSTALTQEATATNTVYSNLLTYKYRVGLMESIEMSNINIVEPAIVHEKSTHKHPSFFLNLIIAVFLGFVLSLLSALIMEILDSSVKGVRDIKGLKNIALLGAVKKLKEGHFGPSAATQVKSFKTISNSISMIHRNTPVKTIVVSSTQDGEGKSFLSSNLALSMANEGKKVLLIDADTTANALSTILKVSNTPGLSDFLTGKAADSSIINSTGVAGLFLIPAGEAGLSNLISERFAGFLNTLERNYDFIIIDTPSLLSSDEALLIGSHTGKNLVIVVENERTRIDVLSGIFSNFKTTGINFSGVVLNKVETIEFGSEYYTTIRYFPKNEAAGV from the coding sequence ATGCAACTAAGATATTTTATTGAACTGCTCCACAGGCGCAGGGTAATCATATTAACAGTGTTTGCTGTTATTTTCTTAACAATAACACTGGGTACCCTTGCCATTGCTCCATCGTACGATTCCACAGCAAAAATAATGTTGAAACGTCCGGGAGCACTTAACGTGTTAAGCTCCGCAATGGGAGTAACAACTGAGTCCTCTACGTTTACCTCAACAGACAGGGCGGATTATCTGGCGCTGTCATCACTACGCCCTACGGCTGAGCGTGTTGTGAAGAAACTATCTCTTAAAAGAATTCGCTTCAGGCAAAGGGTTCTGAATGCTCTGCCTTTTCTTAAACCTCTGCTGAGACCCCTTGGTGTAGATATTGACTCCGTCAGCAAGGAAATGACGGCGGAGCAGTTGTTAAGTTCAAATATTATGACGAAAATATTTCCGCGTCCAAACATAAAGATAACTCAGATTGAGGACACGGACTTATTTACAATAACGGCTAAGGGGGCAAACCCTGAGGCCGCCGCAGACATAGCTAATGCTATGGCTGAGGCTATTGTGCACCAGGAAATTAGCAGAGTCTCAGATGCTTACAAATATGCCGACCAATTCATAGATGACAACATTGATAAGGTCAAAACACAGGCACTTGAAAATTTAGAAAAGATAAAAGATTTTCAGGAAAAAGAAAAGGCCGTGGCACTGGACACACAGACAACCAACATACTGACCGACCTTAACTCTTACACTAAAAATATAGAAACAAATAACGTATCTATCGCAAAGACTAAAGTTTCTATCTCAAAGGTGGAGAGCCAGTTGAGGAACGTACCGGCTTTTGCTAAAGACGGCAGTACCATGGGTAACTCCGATCTGCTATCTTTTTATAAGCAAAAACTGGCTACCCTGTACCAGACCTATTCTGAGTCAAAGACCAAATATACTAAAAATCACCCGACTGTTATGGACGTGGAAAACCAGATTAGCATGGTAAAAGAGCTTTTGCAAAAAGAATATGAAAAGGTCTTTGACTCCAAGTCCTACAACATGGATGACATATACATGTCTGCAAGAAAGAACCTCATCACCTACTACCTTGAACTTGACGGATATTATGCCCAAAACAGAGCCTACCCTGAAATTATTAAAAAGTATGAACAAAAGCTTGCATCGATTCCACAAAAACAATTGACAAGTACAGCTCTTACTCAGGAGGCTACGGCTACCAACACAGTCTATTCAAATCTTCTTACCTACAAGTACCGTGTCGGCCTTATGGAGTCCATAGAAATGTCAAACATAAATATTGTGGAGCCGGCAATCGTTCATGAAAAATCCACCCATAAGCATCCGTCATTTTTTCTAAATCTGATTATAGCAGTGTTTTTGGGCTTTGTTCTTAGTCTGTTAAGTGCATTGATTATGGAGATACTGGACAGTTCAGTTAAGGGTGTGAGGGATATAAAGGGATTAAAAAATATAGCGCTTCTGGGTGCAGTAAAAAAGCTAAAAGAAGGCCACTTCGGTCCCTCTGCGGCGACACAGGTTAAATCCTTTAAGACCATATCAAACAGCATTTCAATGATTCACCGTAACACTCCGGTAAAAACCATCGTGGTATCCAGCACACAAGACGGTGAGGGGAAGAGTTTTTTGTCGTCAAACCTTGCACTGTCTATGGCAAATGAGGGTAAAAAGGTGCTTCTTATTGATGCTGATACCACAGCAAATGCTCTTAGCACTATTTTAAAGGTATCCAACACACCCGGCCTTTCTGATTTTTTAACCGGCAAGGCAGCCGACTCTTCAATTATTAACTCCACAGGGGTTGCAGGTCTTTTCCTTATTCCTGCCGGTGAAGCGGGGTTAAGCAATTTAATCTCAGAGAGGTTTGCCGGCTTCTTAAACACTTTAGAAAGGAATTATGATTTTATTATAATAGATACGCCCTCTCTGCTGTCCTCAGATGAGGCGTTACTTATAGGCAGCCATACGGGCAAAAATCTTGTTATTGTTGTTGAAAATGAGCGCACACGTATTGATGTCCTTTCCGGAATCTTTTCAAACTTTAAAACAACAGGAATAAACTTTTCAGGAGTTGTTCTAAATAAGGTCGAAACTATAGAATTCGGCTCAGAATACTACACCACAATCAGATACTTTCCAAAGAATGAGGCTGCCGGCGTTTAA
- a CDS encoding aldo/keto reductase: MDRRDFLKSGAALTALAAAFDTGVAEAAEDKQPTIKRYQEIGKTGLKMSDISYGGGHIPSASMVLRAVERGINYFDTAPDYGQSESYIGEAMKNIRRDKIIIASKFCNPIPYPGHLSTGTSKDQYVKSVEDSLKRLKTDYLDFCFVHAIGEQSKDKEAEMKRLFDENMLSAVETLKKSGKVRFLATSSHGPSNMEALLMEAVKSGKFDMIMPSFNFMKFPQLPDVLKEAKKRGVGVIAMKTLAGAKDMNMEFKESNYAQSAFKWVLKHPEVNGLIITIKSVGDLDNYLPASAKEYTAADEYILQRYAALYGSSYCRTGCDTCQYSCPYGVEISSTLRYNMYFHDYGMEKRAMTSYASVNNKAGRCSTCTTKPCTGACPYGLPVAEMLVEAHNSLTFIA, translated from the coding sequence ATGGACAGACGCGATTTTTTAAAAAGCGGGGCTGCATTAACGGCCCTGGCAGCCGCTTTCGATACAGGTGTTGCTGAGGCCGCAGAGGATAAGCAACCCACAATAAAACGCTATCAAGAAATTGGAAAAACCGGCCTGAAGATGAGTGATATATCATACGGGGGCGGGCACATTCCTTCGGCTTCAATGGTGCTTCGTGCAGTAGAGCGCGGGATAAATTACTTTGACACCGCACCGGATTACGGACAGTCTGAGTCATATATCGGTGAGGCAATGAAAAACATCAGGCGGGATAAAATTATCATAGCCTCCAAGTTCTGTAACCCAATACCCTATCCAGGACACCTTTCCACAGGCACTTCAAAAGACCAGTATGTCAAATCGGTGGAGGACAGCCTAAAGCGCTTAAAAACAGATTATCTGGATTTTTGCTTCGTACACGCCATAGGTGAGCAGAGTAAGGACAAAGAGGCTGAAATGAAGCGTCTTTTTGACGAAAATATGCTATCAGCGGTTGAGACCCTTAAAAAGAGCGGCAAGGTCAGGTTCCTTGCCACCTCATCTCACGGCCCCTCAAACATGGAAGCACTCCTTATGGAGGCGGTTAAGAGCGGTAAATTTGATATGATCATGCCGTCTTTTAATTTTATGAAATTTCCACAGCTGCCGGATGTGCTAAAAGAAGCTAAAAAGCGCGGAGTCGGCGTCATTGCTATGAAAACCCTTGCCGGTGCAAAGGACATGAACATGGAATTTAAGGAGTCCAACTATGCACAGTCCGCCTTTAAGTGGGTATTGAAACATCCGGAGGTCAACGGCCTCATTATAACAATTAAAAGTGTAGGCGACCTTGATAACTACCTTCCCGCATCGGCAAAGGAATACACCGCTGCGGATGAGTATATCTTACAGCGATATGCAGCTCTCTACGGCTCAAGTTACTGCCGTACAGGCTGTGACACCTGCCAATATAGCTGTCCCTACGGAGTTGAGATTTCCTCAACTTTAAGATATAACATGTATTTTCATGACTATGGTATGGAGAAGCGAGCGATGACCTCCTATGCCTCTGTCAATAACAAAGCCGGCAGATGCAGCACTTGCACTACTAAGCCCTGCACAGGCGCCTGCCCCTATGGTTTGCCGGTTGCTGAGATGCTTGTGGAGGCACATAACTCTTTAACTTTTATCGCATAA
- a CDS encoding site-specific DNA-methyltransferase: MQNLLHDLMRLLEQDDRLVVEGQLLKNKIVELALGMDSGLIRLLLTHKGIRRHFFTDIDGVLVFDKIKFQQFVSNKDFLPDSYTTFKNKIGLTADGRYLTDSKEVVLAWPYKDCVLEGGQTKEDAKRNEIFWNETLAPDQIDRLLSPKVLTNFKRYDRGGEHKVSTISLDDNLVIKGNNLLALHTLKGVYAGQVKLIYIDPPYNTDGDDNVFSYNNTFNHSTWLVFIKNRLTIAKEFLSNDGFIVIAIDHAELFYLGVLADEVFGRDNRISIVTVEHNPKGRNQAEFFSANSEFMLVYAKNKFLAEFNSVAINESVKALFNEFDEEGSYRWEPFIRARTVWSRENKPNNWYPIYVSKDLKHITSEPCIDYYEIYPTTSSGEFSWKKIKQSFNDLNKGDYFKATRDGDKIVLLHKYREQQVLKNVWTDKRYHSEFNGTNLLKKLIGKTKFSYPKSIYAVIDVIKIMTNSDDLVMDFFAGSSTTAHAVLQVNKDDKSDRKFICIEQLDEHVDVSIRRLKAAIKGTSDIPSIEEGAFVYCELLRANQIFVDRIQAAKATEVLQAIWSEMQDRAFLSYKIDPKTIDLNSAEFNTLSLEDQQRFLIEVLDKNMLYVPLSEMDDETYGISIEDKKLNRQFFSQR, encoded by the coding sequence ATGCAAAATCTATTGCACGACCTCATGAGACTTCTTGAGCAGGACGACCGTTTGGTTGTGGAGGGGCAATTGCTCAAGAATAAAATTGTTGAATTGGCTTTGGGGATGGATTCAGGGTTGATCCGGCTATTATTGACACATAAGGGTATCCGCCGTCATTTTTTTACTGATATAGACGGAGTTTTGGTTTTCGATAAAATCAAGTTTCAGCAATTTGTGAGCAACAAGGATTTTTTACCGGACAGTTACACTACCTTCAAAAACAAAATCGGTTTGACAGCGGACGGCCGTTACCTGACGGACAGTAAGGAAGTCGTTTTGGCATGGCCTTATAAGGACTGTGTGTTGGAAGGCGGTCAAACGAAAGAGGATGCAAAGCGCAATGAGATTTTTTGGAATGAGACACTTGCGCCTGATCAAATTGACAGGCTTTTGTCGCCGAAGGTTCTTACGAATTTCAAAAGATATGATAGAGGCGGTGAACACAAAGTTTCCACTATAAGTTTGGATGATAATCTCGTTATCAAAGGTAATAACCTGTTGGCTCTACATACCCTGAAAGGTGTTTATGCCGGACAAGTAAAGTTAATTTACATTGATCCACCCTATAATACTGATGGAGATGACAATGTCTTTTCGTATAACAATACCTTTAACCACTCGACATGGCTTGTATTTATAAAAAATAGACTAACTATAGCCAAAGAGTTTCTATCCAATGACGGTTTCATTGTTATTGCTATCGATCACGCAGAATTATTTTATCTTGGTGTTCTTGCTGATGAGGTTTTTGGTCGAGATAACCGAATTTCAATTGTAACCGTTGAACACAATCCAAAAGGCAGAAATCAAGCTGAGTTTTTCTCAGCCAATAGTGAGTTTATGCTTGTTTATGCAAAAAATAAATTTCTTGCTGAATTTAACAGCGTCGCAATCAATGAATCTGTCAAAGCACTATTCAATGAGTTTGATGAAGAAGGAAGCTACCGATGGGAGCCTTTTATTAGGGCTAGGACTGTTTGGTCAAGAGAAAATAAACCCAATAATTGGTATCCAATCTATGTGAGCAAAGACCTAAAGCACATAACGAGTGAACCTTGTATAGATTACTACGAGATTTATCCCACGACAAGCAGTGGTGAATTTTCCTGGAAGAAAATAAAACAATCATTCAATGATCTTAACAAAGGCGATTATTTCAAAGCCACAAGAGATGGCGATAAAATTGTTTTACTACACAAATACCGTGAACAACAGGTGCTCAAGAATGTATGGACGGACAAGCGTTATCATTCAGAGTTTAATGGAACCAATCTTCTGAAGAAGTTGATAGGCAAGACTAAGTTTAGCTACCCAAAGTCAATTTATGCAGTGATTGATGTAATTAAAATTATGACTAATAGCGATGACCTGGTTATGGACTTCTTTGCTGGAAGCAGCACAACTGCACATGCTGTCTTACAGGTAAACAAAGATGATAAATCAGACAGAAAGTTTATATGTATCGAACAGCTTGATGAACATGTCGATGTATCTATCAGAAGGTTAAAAGCAGCAATTAAAGGTACTTCGGATATCCCATCCATTGAAGAAGGTGCATTTGTCTATTGTGAACTGCTAAGAGCAAACCAAATCTTTGTTGACCGCATACAAGCTGCAAAAGCCACTGAGGTGTTACAGGCAATATGGAGTGAGATGCAGGACAGAGCTTTTTTGAGTTATAAAATTGATCCGAAAACGATTGACTTAAACAGCGCTGAATTCAACACCTTAAGCCTTGAAGACCAGCAGCGTTTTCTGATAGAAGTGCTTGATAAAAATATGTTGTATGTCCCATTGAGTGAAATGGACGATGAAACCTATGGTATCAGTATCGAAGACAAAAAATTGAACCGTCAGTTTTTTAGTCAGCGGTAA
- a CDS encoding DEAD/DEAH box helicase family protein: MITGNLNPSFKLRPYQEHTLQFFLNYWQEDFDGKPRQNHQLLFHMATGSGKTLIMAGLMQYLYAQGYRNFLFFVNSTNIIDKTRDNFLNPLSGKYLFAPQLSIGDRHFTVREVDNFQSSNGDDINIVFSTIQGLHLSLNVPRENSLTYDDFENQKIVLISDEAHHINAGTKKGEKFTQDALFESASWENTVQRIFMANPENVLLEFTATVDFSDQNLEAKYKPKLIFDYTLKEFRKDGYSKEVTVLQADLPPLDRALQAILLSQYRRKIFEKNKLAIKPVILFKSKTIKESEDFFEDFKAGIASLTSKTLADIQARSKDYLLTAMFAYYANTEITLDNLVTELKADFSEDKMIVVNSKQESEAKQLIVNSLEAAHNEYRAVFAVEKLNEGWDVLNLFDIVRLYNTRDSKAGKIGKTTMSEAQLIGRGARYCPFRLLPDQPFDQRKYDQDLDNEMRICEELVYHSAYNPKYIQELNTAMHEIGIKPKETRKRTIKLKESFKQTKLYKAGHIFLNNRQKYDRHNIFGLDSTLIQKTYAFKLHTGQSRTSVVFEETNGAKANIDRTSKDYELSDFGVSVIRKAMQRIDFYQFDNLKKRFPGLKSAQEFITSERYLALVKVEVSGKTGSVNNLLPDDKLQATTKVLMEVADGIVSNKLEYEGAKEFKPYLLKDKITDKTLSFSLDESDDKQFGKSMSNANETPEQYHLDLSKRDWFVFDDCYGTSEEKLLIKFIDKRYDDLKKKFADIYLIRNERNFKIYNFYDGRPLEPDFLLYLIGKEKKDTMYYQVFIEPKGGHLLKVDEWKEQMLANLKVKAVIDQLWKDKKYVVWGMPFFNSEQRMPEFETAFKTLVE; the protein is encoded by the coding sequence GTGATTACCGGCAATCTGAATCCGTCCTTTAAGTTACGGCCTTATCAGGAACACACCTTACAGTTTTTTCTGAACTACTGGCAGGAAGATTTTGACGGCAAGCCGCGCCAGAATCATCAATTGCTGTTTCACATGGCAACGGGAAGCGGCAAGACCCTTATCATGGCAGGGCTGATGCAGTATCTATATGCACAGGGCTATCGCAATTTTCTGTTTTTCGTCAACAGCACCAATATTATTGACAAGACGAGGGATAATTTTCTGAACCCTCTTTCCGGCAAATACCTGTTTGCCCCGCAATTAAGCATAGGCGACAGACATTTTACCGTGCGGGAAGTTGATAATTTTCAATCATCCAATGGAGACGATATCAACATCGTGTTTTCGACAATTCAAGGCTTGCACTTGAGCCTGAACGTGCCCCGCGAAAACAGCCTTACTTATGATGATTTTGAAAATCAGAAAATTGTCCTTATTTCCGATGAGGCACACCATATCAATGCCGGCACAAAAAAAGGAGAAAAATTCACTCAAGATGCTCTCTTTGAGTCAGCAAGCTGGGAAAACACCGTACAGCGTATCTTTATGGCGAATCCTGAAAATGTCCTGCTGGAATTTACGGCTACCGTGGACTTTTCCGATCAAAATCTGGAAGCTAAATACAAGCCAAAGTTGATTTTTGATTATACGCTTAAAGAGTTTCGTAAAGACGGCTATTCTAAAGAAGTGACGGTATTGCAAGCCGACTTGCCGCCTTTAGACAGGGCATTGCAGGCTATCTTGCTTTCCCAGTATCGCCGAAAAATTTTTGAGAAAAATAAACTTGCAATTAAGCCGGTCATTCTTTTCAAATCCAAAACCATCAAGGAGAGTGAAGATTTTTTTGAGGATTTCAAGGCTGGTATTGCTTCACTAACCAGCAAAACTCTTGCCGATATTCAGGCACGCAGTAAGGACTATCTGCTGACAGCCATGTTTGCCTATTACGCAAACACGGAGATCACCCTTGATAATCTTGTAACAGAGCTAAAAGCTGATTTCTCCGAAGACAAAATGATTGTTGTCAACAGCAAGCAAGAAAGTGAAGCGAAACAGTTGATTGTCAATTCATTGGAGGCTGCTCACAACGAGTACCGCGCCGTGTTTGCGGTTGAAAAACTTAATGAGGGTTGGGACGTTCTAAATCTTTTTGACATAGTACGCCTTTATAACACCCGTGACAGCAAGGCAGGGAAAATCGGCAAAACGACCATGAGCGAAGCACAGTTAATCGGACGGGGTGCGCGTTATTGCCCGTTCCGGCTATTGCCTGACCAGCCTTTTGATCAGCGAAAATATGACCAGGACCTTGATAACGAAATGAGGATTTGTGAGGAGCTTGTTTATCACAGCGCTTATAATCCAAAATACATTCAGGAATTAAACACGGCCATGCATGAAATAGGCATCAAGCCGAAAGAAACACGCAAGCGGACCATTAAGCTAAAGGAGTCATTCAAACAAACAAAGCTCTATAAGGCCGGGCACATCTTTCTCAACAACCGGCAAAAATACGATCGCCACAACATTTTTGGCTTGGATAGTACCCTGATACAAAAAACCTATGCTTTTAAGTTACACACCGGCCAGAGCCGGACCAGTGTTGTTTTTGAAGAGACAAACGGCGCTAAAGCCAACATTGATCGAACATCTAAGGATTATGAGCTATCGGATTTTGGCGTTTCAGTTATACGAAAGGCCATGCAGCGCATAGACTTCTACCAGTTCGACAACCTTAAAAAACGGTTCCCAGGACTTAAATCAGCGCAGGAGTTTATAACTTCGGAGCGATATCTTGCCCTCGTTAAAGTTGAAGTTTCCGGCAAAACCGGCAGCGTAAATAATTTGCTTCCTGATGATAAACTACAGGCAACGACAAAAGTTTTGATGGAAGTTGCAGACGGCATTGTTTCCAACAAGCTGGAATACGAGGGTGCTAAGGAATTCAAGCCCTATTTGCTCAAGGATAAAATCACCGACAAGACCCTCAGTTTTTCCTTAGACGAAAGCGATGACAAGCAATTCGGAAAGTCTATGAGCAATGCCAATGAAACACCCGAGCAGTATCACCTTGATTTGAGTAAGCGAGATTGGTTTGTGTTTGACGATTGTTATGGGACTTCCGAAGAAAAATTGCTCATTAAGTTTATAGACAAGCGTTATGACGATCTGAAAAAGAAGTTTGCAGACATCTATTTGATCCGTAATGAACGGAATTTTAAGATATATAACTTTTATGACGGCAGACCCCTTGAGCCTGATTTTCTGCTTTATCTCATTGGTAAGGAAAAGAAGGACACCATGTACTATCAAGTATTCATTGAACCAAAAGGTGGACACCTTCTCAAAGTTGACGAATGGAAGGAACAAATGCTTGCCAACTTAAAGGTTAAGGCTGTTATTGATCAATTATGGAAAGATAAAAAATACGTTGTTTGGGGGATGCCATTCTTTAATAGTGAACAAAGGATGCCTGAATTTGAAACTGCATTCAAAACACTTGTTGAATAA
- a CDS encoding DUF362 domain-containing protein: protein MDISVQRRDFLKACALSVGAAATGVVFYSKEPVLRPQERIHVLKDYRVVQSAVYPKLCIVHGKDALKMVTAAVEKLGGISEFIKKGDRVLIKPNVGWDRQPEIAANTNPDVVAAVVKVCLSAGAKEVCVTDVSINDAFRSFARSGIEPAVLKAGGKVKIPTENDFLSTDLKGEMLSVWPVVSFLHQADKVINIPVLKHHSLSKCTLSMKNWYGILGGKRNRLHQAINVSIADLAAAVRPTLTVMDATRVLKQNGPTGGNLSDVSAADTIIAGTDEVAIDAFCLKYLDLTVDDVLFLKIAQARGIGLYDWKSLSHEEFSV from the coding sequence ATGGATATTTCAGTGCAGCGGCGTGACTTTCTGAAAGCATGTGCACTATCAGTCGGGGCTGCGGCAACCGGGGTTGTGTTTTACAGTAAAGAGCCGGTATTAAGGCCTCAGGAGAGGATTCATGTTTTAAAGGATTACCGTGTTGTACAGAGCGCAGTTTATCCTAAGCTCTGCATAGTCCACGGCAAGGATGCCTTAAAAATGGTAACGGCGGCAGTAGAAAAGCTGGGCGGCATATCAGAATTTATAAAAAAAGGCGACCGTGTACTGATAAAACCAAACGTTGGGTGGGACAGACAGCCGGAGATTGCCGCTAACACTAATCCTGATGTTGTAGCGGCGGTTGTGAAAGTTTGTCTTTCAGCAGGGGCTAAAGAGGTCTGTGTGACGGATGTATCAATAAACGACGCCTTCAGAAGTTTTGCACGCTCCGGTATCGAGCCGGCGGTATTAAAAGCGGGCGGCAAGGTCAAAATACCAACGGAAAATGACTTCCTTTCCACAGACTTAAAAGGTGAGATGCTAAGCGTGTGGCCGGTTGTAAGCTTTTTGCATCAGGCGGATAAGGTGATAAACATTCCTGTGCTAAAACACCATTCTTTAAGCAAGTGTACACTTTCTATGAAAAACTGGTATGGGATTCTGGGTGGCAAGCGAAACCGCCTTCATCAGGCGATAAATGTCTCCATTGCTGACCTTGCAGCCGCCGTTAGACCGACTCTGACCGTTATGGATGCTACCCGTGTGCTGAAACAAAACGGTCCCACAGGGGGCAACCTCTCAGATGTATCGGCGGCGGATACAATAATTGCAGGCACCGATGAGGTTGCAATAGATGCATTCTGCCTTAAATATCTGGACTTAACTGTGGATGATGTGCTTTTTCTTAAGATTGCACAGGCACGAGGGATAGGACTTTACGACTGGAAATCCCTCAGCCATGAGGAATTCTCCGTATGA